ACAGAGGAAATGACTTCATTTatattccctgtgtgtgtgtgtgtgtgtgtgttaataggtAATGTGAGTAGGTCTGTATGTGGTTCACCGTGTTTCTCATGGTGTTTCGTGGCCctttcagagtgtgtgtctcacatTGAGACAGATCTGGAGCCTGGTTCCACGGGTCCCATCTTTAGCCCCTTCTACCCCAGCCTGCTCCCCCCACAGTCCTCCTGCGTCTGGAGGTTTCAGGTAGCACATGCACGCATTCCTCAAGCCCTACACAGCTCTCCTAGCTACtcaaccacacagacatacaggaggactctcacacacacacacacacacacacacacacacacacatacgtacaaatCTTCAAAGCTGTTAGTTAAGGTGTTCACGTAGGGGTGTTTCAAAATCCTGGATTGTTCTGTGATTTCTATACTTTTGACCTTGACTTTCGTTGTAAGACTCCAAACAGGGCTCTGGGCGTGGCTTTGCAATTTGAGAACTACGAACTGAACCAGAAGGACCTGAAGGCCTGTGAGCATGGCTGGTGGAAGGTCAACGAGAACCTGTgagttggtgtgtctgtgtgtgtgtgtgtggagtgtcgGTGCACATGTGTATGTGTCCTCATGCAAGCGGTATTTGGTGCATACCTGTCTACCATAAAAGGAGATATCAACCAGCTGGCCTGTGCGTGATGTCATCTGACGTTGTCCCTTAGTTTCTGTGGCAGCTACGTCGGCCACTCGACAGTGTTCCGCATCGCCGACCCCGTGTCGGAGGTGGAGTTCCTCTGCAGCTCGCGCACCTCTGCCCAGCCCTTCCAGGCCCAGTACAGCAGCTACAACATCAGCCAGCGTGAGGCTCTGtcaggacactatttggcctgacagcTCCACTCTCTAACATTCCCTCCAACCTCATtactcagttttttttttactctcgtTCCTCTCAATCCTCCTCTGTGTTACTCTGTCCACCCTCTGTCCACCCTCCGGCTCCCCTCGTCGCCTCGCTGCCAGCCTGCCCGGAGAGGTCCTTCCTGTGTtccacagggctgtgtgtggagaagaGCCGGCGCTGCGATGGCTTGGACGACTGCCAGGATGAGAGCGACGAGGTTTTCTGCTGTGCGTAACCGTATAGGAGGGTTTCAATGACCTGGAGAACCAGTGATGAGTCATTCTCCATCAGCACTTCTGTGACTGAATCTGGgttttatgttttgtttttgttttttcaaatGAAATGTTTGGAGGACTGATGCTTATACGATGGTTTGCCTTTCAGCCAGTCCTTTAAAGAACTGTGGGGGCACCAGCCCTGTGCACCCTCTCTATGTGTGCAACGGGGAGAAAGACTGCATAGATGGCAGGGATGAAACCAACTGCACTCTGGGTACGTTTCAACTAAATCCATTCCTCCtattccacgtgtgtgtgtgtgtgtgtggttgccttTCTGTACATAACAAgacgtgtgcgtctgtgtgtgtgtgtgtgtgtcttttttctCTGGTGTGTCACAGAGACCAGCTGCTCTGAGATCCGCTACAGGTGTACCAGTGGGTCCTGCATCCTGAAGAAGAACGCCAGGTGTGATGGACTCACTGACTGTCTGGACCACAGCGACGAGAATGACTGTGGTGGGTCCTTGTCGATATTTCACCACATGCAGCTTTTTATTGACCTCTATTAAACTATTCCAAAGTGTTCTGCCATAGTTAAGAGTTTGCTTACTTCAGCTGTGATCTGTTTTCTGGGAAACTAAAGTTcccccattgtgtgtgtgtatgtgcgtgcacgGGTTTGATTAGTATGCTGTCGTTCCAGTCTGACCTGGCTGGGACTGGTTTGACCCTTCAGTAATGGCCCTCTGTGGTTGCTGTTATTATGACAAGGTCTGAGGGCTGTGGGGAAAGGCTAGGCTTTGATCATGGTCTGATAtgccacccctccacacacacacaattttaatAAGTTTAGAGCTGACCTGTCTTTCAAAGTTGTGACTCAGCACTActagtgcacatgcacacagataagtatagcccacacacacattcacatgctcagatatatacacacatactgtatacaggcTATTCATATTTATACAGATAGAGGACAATAATTGGACATACACTTAAACTGTGTTGTAATACAAACGTGATGTTTGTGCACCTTAGACTGTGGATTCCCTTCACCTGTAAAGAGAATGGTCTCGGCCTCTGGccaggagagggtggtgggcgGAGTCAATGCTGTGGAAGGGGAGTGGCCATGGCAGGTCAGCCTTCACTTCGCTGGTCACCTGTACTGCGGTGCCTCAATCCTGTCGTCTGATTGGCTCATCTCAGCTGCCCACTGCTTCGGCAAAGACAGGTTAGCTTACCAGAAATGTAGCACTTGACAGATCTTGACATTCAACTACAAGGTGTTGAccctaaaaaaaacaaaaaaacaaaaaaaaaatcttcatcTTGACAGTGTGACCTCCCtcacatatatgtgtgtgtgtggtccctgacctttgacctctggcCCTGCCAGGCTGTCCCAACTGCGCCAGTGGAGCGTGTACATAGGCATGTTGACGCAGGGCAGTGCAAGACACGTAGCAGAGATCCGGCGCATCGTCGTGCATGAGTACTACAACGCCGCCACGTTTGACTACGACATCTCCCTCGTGCAACTTAAGAAGCCCTGGccgccctccctcatccccctggtTCAGCCGGTCTGCCTGCCCGCCCCCTCCCAGACCCTCACCGAGGCCCACCGCTGCTGGGTGACCGGTTGGGGCCACCGCTCTGAGGACGGTGAGAGACACGGAAGATGAGAAATACAAATTGTATtgctaaaaaaaactaaaaactaaaAAAGACATTCAGATACTATTTATATCTGAATGTCTTTTTTATAATGTTTTTATTCCACTAAAATCTTGATTTGAAAGAATTTCTGAAAGATTGTCTTTCCTCTTTCCACTCCAAGTTCAAATCCTTTCTCGTCTCTCCTCAGACAAGGTGCTGCCGTCGGTGTTGCAGAAAGCGGAGGTGTCTGTGCTGAGCCAGGGAGACTGTAAGAGGAGCTACGGCCCAGTCTCTCCCCGCATGCTGTGTGCTGGGGTTCCCTCCGGGGAGCAGGATGCCTGTCGGGTGAGCACGCAGCCATGGTGCCTCAGTAGTGTGGACTTCACCTCAGAGGACATTGATACCCAGCATCGGCACTTCAATTCAATAAGCCTGTAATGTTAACAGATTATATTTTCGCCTTTATATAAAAATCTTCATGACAAATGTAAACAAAGTGCTACGTCAAGGAAAGCCCCAACCACTAGGTCTAGATGTCCCAACGTAGATATTCAGTTAGGGTTaatttgggagtcaggtggctgagcggttagggaatcgggctagtaatcagaaggttgctgtttCGATTCCCAGCAGTGAAAAATGATGTTttgtcctcgggcaaggcacttcaccctacttgcctcggggggaatgtccctgtgcttattgcaagtcgctctggataagagtgtcggctaaatgactaaatgtaaatgtgttatttACGTTGTGTGTTGTTCCGCATCCAGGGGGACTCGGGGGGCCCTCTGTCCTGCAGGGCCCCCGGTGGCCGCTGGTTCTTAATGGGCGTGGTGAGTTGGGGCGCTGGGTGTGGAAGACCCAACCTGCCAGGCGTCTACACCCGGGTCAGCAAGTTTACCTCCTGGATTCAGAGCTACGTCACCTGACCCAGACACACGCATGTTGTCTCACATGCTCCTCCTACGGTACATGAACTGGTGCTTTACCTGGTGgtcataaaaaaaattaaaagtgGTAACAATCTTATGTTATATTGTACTGGCACTTCAGGCAATTGGATGACAGTTTTGTTCCAAGTACGGTACCAGTTTCTGTGTAAACAAAACATCAATgggtaacttgtttaactacatgctcttatggttcttccctttggcacttattttggttgttcacaatgtgtgcttcatgttttggctactcgcaatgttttgtggctatctcgttgttatgatcagtgacctatgcactttgtaaagctctctcttggaagtcgctttggataaaagcgtctgctaaatgaataaatgtaaatgtaaatattttgttATTACTGCTTTTACCCTGTAATTGTCAAATATATAACAACACCCTCGAGTTCTAGGATGCCTCTGTCATTTCTACATTGTTTAGTCAGATCAGTTCAACATTTAAAGTCTGTGAAAAAAGAGATTAACTTGTTTGTTCCTCATTGAATTATACCATCTCTTTAATCTTAATTACTTCTCCCTGCGTCATGTAAGATCCAGTCAACAAACAATGTGTTTAATACTATTCACCTAATTAGTTTTAATATACAACTGTATTAGTAAAGTtataacaatttttttttactacttttttaaattatttaagaATAACTTTACTAATAACTAATAGTAAATGATCACATATCTTATCACAAAGAGTATATTCATGTTGTCACATTTCTGTCTTATCTGGCTAGATTTAGTGTCTTGTGTAGAGAATCGATCTGCCTCTCAGCCAAGTTTCTCATTTATGTAATACCTTACACATGGTGGCCTCAAACAGTCTTTTGTTCTTCCCGGTTTTCTACACTGCCTACACAGCGGATAAGTTTGCCCACAATATCTGTCGCACGGATGGTTGTGTGGATTGTACCCTTTCATAGTGGTCCCATTGTGTCGCACTGCATTCTGGGTCTCCGTGTGACACCTGCCCACAGGTGTACTGCAGTGAGTGAATGCTTGCCGCATCCAACCCGCTCAGGTCGGGTTTCTGCTCTGTTTCAAAGCAGCGTCCACCAGGGTCTCCTCTCCATCATTTCTATGCCTGAGGTATTGTTGCATATCGCCTTCGCGGAGCAAAACGGGACAGTGCCATGAGGACTCTCTCCAAAAGCAGAACTTGCGAAGTTTACAGCGTTTCTGGTCATGGGCATTGTTATTCTACAGCCATCCTACAGGTAAGACAGGGGGGCAGCTCACCGCTGCACTTTCATCTTTGCCGAATTGTGAGGGAGACAAAGAAATTCTGTTCTGTGCAATCAAAACAGGGCACTCACCGCTTTGATTTACCTGCTGCAGTCGCCTGTAATtttcacaaaactttttttagaTGTTCGGTTGCTGTTTCTTTTCAAAATGGTGTTTCGACTTACCGGTAATGGTTTCAGTTGGTGACCAACTTAGTTCAGACAGCTCTGCTTGATCTTAATTGTAGAATCGGTCTCTAGGGGTATCTGGTTCCTGCTCTCATGAATGTCCATGTCAGAGTTCGCCACTTGATTGAGTGCTGACACTGCCGTGGGAAAGCAGACCCCTCGAACCACGCTTTGTGCACTTTCTCCATGAATCCTGCCAAGTTCTAAATGTTTTAGTTGGTTCCTTTCAGCTGAATAGATGTTAGCATTTGCTCGCAATAAATCAGTAGTGATTTGCATTGAGAGCTGGTGGTAAGCAAAGATACTGGGGTGTACATTTAGGAAACTACAGAGTATCTGGACTTTCAACTTGAAAAAACATTAGTGGCCCTATTCAAATATAtatagaaaacatcaaaagAATGTGTGAACTTCTCACTGAATATTCTAAAATATATCaaatagagagatagaaactAGGCCATCAACGTCAACAGAGAGAGTTCATGCATGTGTCtctggcagggagagggggtcgTGGAGACCACCAACACACTCAGCCCCTCCTCAGAGGCAGACTCAGACCGGAAGCTTCCAGGAGCCCAGGCTCCAGTCTGCGGGTCATGGAGGAGGTGGGCATTGGGTGTCCTACCTCTTCTGCCCTTCACTGCAGCCGTTGCACTGACTCTACACTTCTTAAGCTGTAAGTAGACATACAGCGCCACCTTtctctggtggtgtgtgtgagtgtgtgtgtattaaatgTACACAGTCTAATGAGTGTGTAgttgtctttaaaaaaaaattatacgtTGAAATATCTGAGGTTATACTCAAAATAAACCTTTTGTAGCCTAACGTCTGTCATTAAAATATTGTCTCaataaacaatgatttgaattagggagtcaggtggctgagcggttagggaatcgggcttgtaatctgaaggttgccagtttgattcctggacgtgccaattgacgttgtgtccttgggcaaggcacttcaccctacttgccttgggggaatgtccctgtacttactgtaagtcgctctggataagagcgtctgctaattgactaaatgtaaattaagttCCCCCAAATATGATTCTTTGATTGCCTCCCGcttccagctcctcccccttcaGTGTTCTACCTTGGCGGCAGTGTGGAGTTCCCCAACCTCAGTTTCTCATTGGACCTGACTGACCCCGCCTCTCCACAGTACCACCTCCAAACTCAGGCTCTGAGTCATTATGTAAGTGTAACTATCTCTGTGGGCCATACTCTTCTCAAACGATGCTCCATTCACTGGCTCCTTCTGAAGGTCACTCTTAAGGATACGgcccttccacctgctctgtTTTTCCGGAACCCTCTGTCCTGTTTTGATCTTGTCTTGAGCCTTCCTCAACCCCTGCTGTCATTCTAACTCGTGCGTATCAATCAATACGGTAGCCCGGAGGTAATGTGTATGTTTGCGTTTCAAGGACACTTCCCCCCAATCCCACCCTCATTCTCTGACCCCATGCCCCCACTTTACCCCCCTCcaaacccaccccccacccatcttctgtccctccctccctgtgtctctgtagcGGTGTTAAATGTAAAGCCGGGTGTAACAGGAGCccggctcagtgtgtgtgtgaggaccggGGCCCCCAGGGACCGAGGCCTTTCAGGGCCGAGGACAAGCCCGCCGTTTGTGAGCCCAGCAGGGCCCGGGAAGccggagtgagaggaagagcggGCCCTCAATAAAAACATTGTCTGTGTGGCTTTCACACAATCAGCAGCTCTGTATCTACACCGCTGAGAGAGAGGAACCAGAGAGTCACACGGAGAGGCCGAGGCAGACccacagggggaggcagggacaggGCAGAAGGCCAGGGAaggggcagacagagagggtgggatgttgggggggaggtgggggtgaaaaGGAGCGAAGatagggaggggaaaggagaactgaggaagaggaagagaggagaaaggggagaagagagggatttgGGTGGGGATGGAGACTCAGAAACATGCATTTACAGTCAGGGTGAGACATGGAGAAGGGTTAATGATGGAAAGGGTTCTTTTATAGGGCTGAAAACCTTGTAAAGGTCGTCAGTAATCTCCTGTAATTCCCCCTGTAATCATCCCTATCGGTGAGTTAGTGAGGCGGTCCACTGGCCCATGTTTCCGTGCAGATGTCAGTTCATTAAAGACTGTCTGAACCCAAAGCCAGAGACCCATACCATTCAGGGTCGACCTCCACATGACTGGAAGATAGGAGGACAATGGAGCGCCTTGTTACCTGAAGTCCgtctcacacacataaccacacattccctcatacatgtacacacacagattgtacacaaacatgcacacatttaAGAACAGGGCTTTTGTACTCAGGTCGGAGGTTCGGCCAGGTGCCCTTCCATgtcacacaaacgcacgcacacacacacacacacaaactcacacaagtgcacacacacacacatacacacacacacacaaactcacacaagcgcacacacaccggACTTCTGTCCTGGTGCTGTGATGTACATCCATGAACACtcatgtgtttttctttttctttcgaCTTTGTCCTCGACGGCTCCACCAGTTTTCCCAACTGTACGAGTCCTCCCCCTGGATCTCCTATCACCTACGCTCAGGAATAACAGCCTTCAGGTGAGACATCTCGGCTCACCAAGGACCTGCGGCTGAAAACACTCAGTGTTATCAGactcaaggccgtaatcataatacatattgggggggacacatccccccccatagtcaaatctggtcaaaatgtcccccccaatatattgatatagatatataaatataaatgtgctacgctacgacaggcaaccacgcacgctgtccgaaattatcataacaaaTGTAATTCGTCCCCctcaatgttgactccatggcctTGATCAGACTAATAATAAAGCTGTAGTTCATCAAAAAGAAGTCAGTTGAAATAATGTGTAAAACAATGTACACATTCAGATGCCGACTGTGAAGCAGCATTGCTaaaattgggagtcaggtggctcagcggttagggagtcgggctagtaatctgaaggttaccggttcgattgtgtccttgggcaaggcacttcaccctacttgcctcggggggaatgtccctgtacttactgtaagtcgctcgggataagagtgtctgctaaatgactaaatgtaaatgtaagatgtcTGTTCTGGGACAGTGAAGGAGTGGAAGGGCTGAACGTGTTCTACTGGAGTAAGTTCTCTGCCCCGGACGCTGTTGCCACGGAGATCCGACGATGGAGTCCAGAGCGTGCTCAAAGGCGTCTGCCCGGCACCAACAAGCTGCTGTACAGCCGCCACGAGGAACGCCATtacatggagagagatgaggacacCATCAACCTGCTGGGtagcactgctctctctctttctctctctctctctctctctctctctctctctctctctctctctctctctctctctctctctctctgtctctctctcactgtctctctctctctgtctctcactgtctctctccccttctcctctcacaagggataacatacagtatgtacatgAGCAGTCTTAAAATCAATATTTTCTCCAGATAGTGATTAACTTTATCCTGTCCCTGGTGATGAACGACTTTAGGTCTGGATTCCGATGATGATTATGATGCAGATGAAAAAACAGACAAGATCAAGAACCCTAATTCCCTGCAAAGTGGAAAGTGGCAGTTAGGTTTCCAAGGTGAAACGACAAACAATCCGAACATTCACAACaaaatcacatttacattttgacatttacattttagtcaattagcagacgctcttatccagagcgacttacagtaagtacagggacattccccccgaggcaagtagggtgaagtgccttgcccaaggacacaacgtcaatttgcacggccgggaatcgaacctgcaaccttctgattactagtccgattccctaactgctcagccacctgtctcCCTTTGTGACATTTGATTTGTGTCATACATTGCAATCCCAATCTACCCATAATACACCTGGTTTAAACCTCCTCTGCGCAGCTATGTCCTTTGACCTGTACGCCAAATACGGCAACAACCGCACGCTGAGCTTGGTGAGCCCCAAGAAGCCGTACTACCAGTGGCGCCTGCGCGTGCCGTCCGGTCACGTGGTACGCCTCGTCATCCTCACCCTCAATGGGGCCACGCCCGGCAGTTGTTCCGCCCACAAACTGTCCGCGTAcgacttcctgcttcctctaCAGAACAAGATCATCGCCAGGTACAGACTGATAGGGTCAGGGGGTTTAGAGATGAACACTTAGTGAATTTTGGCCCGCTCCTTAGAACTTCCGACACACCTAGATTTAAGGTGAACTGACCATTTTGATACACGTGAAAGGTTTGTTGTCGATTAtgttggctgtgttgtgtggtgctgtgtgtcctattgtacatttgtgtgcAGGTGGTGTGGGCTGCCGATGTCCGGCTCATCTCCGGTGATGAAGCTGACGTCCTCCGGGAACGTGATGCTGGTCACCTTCTCCTTCAGCAGGCAGAGGGACGGGGCAGTCTTCAAAGCCTACTTCCAGGCCATTCCCAAAGCAGGTCAAACTCAGAAGACATGGCCGTTTATCTACGTTACATAGATCTTTTGAATATCATTGCATACCGTCCGTTGAATTTTATGTAAAAGCATTGTTTGAGTCCAACTTTGCTTCAAATTGAGATTATTGAGGGTTAGTCACCATATTGTGGCTTCTTGtgtctctgctgccccctgcaggtTGTGGAGGGGCTCTGTCCTACTGGAATGGCTCCCTGGCCTCGCCCTACTACCCTGCCCACTACCCTCCAAATGTAGACTGCAGCTGGACACTACGGGTGAGCCTctcacagatgtgtgtgtgtgagagagagagagagagagagagagagagacagagagagagagagagagagagagagagagagagagagagagagagagagagagagagagagagagagagagagagagagagagagagagagagagagagagagagagagagagagagagagagagagagagagtcagagagtcagagagtcagagagtcagagagtcagagagtcagagagtcagagagtcagagggatGTAAATAAATCAAGAAACAGAAAAAGGAGGACAGTAGGTCGAGGAGGGGTCTTCCTCTCCACAGTCCTCCCAGTGATCCTCTGCTTCAGTCCTCTTCGGTGTCTCTTCCAGGCGCCATTGCCAGGATACCTGATCTCCATTACGATAGTAACACTGGACATCCAGGACTCTTCAGATGGCTGTGAGAAAGACTGGCTGGACATCGGAGGAGTCAAGTTAGTAGTGCACCAACTGCAATCACCTTCTACCATTTAtcatttatacatttacatttattcatttagcagacgcttttttccaagagagagctttacaaaagtgcataggtcaatagTGATTCGAAGTATAGGAAGTATGTAAATGTGGAAAGTGTGTTTTTCTTCAGGCTGTGCAACCCGGTGGGAGACAGCAGCAGGAAGAGGGTCTACAACTCCCCCGTCTCCCTGCACTTCCACTCTGACGAgtccctcacacacaagggCTTCTACCTGCTGTACAGAGCCTTCTCCCCAGAGAGCAGTGAGTAGTGCTCCTGCTCTACTCCCACCACGGGAAGACAGCCAACCTGGTCCGGGCCTACCTGGTCCGGGCCTACCTGGTGCAGGCCTACCTGGTGCAGGCCTACCTGGTGCAGGCCCACCTGGTGCAGGCCCACCTGGTCCGGGCCTACCTGGTCCGGGCCTACCTGGTCCAGGCCTACCTGGTGCAGGCCTACCTGGTGCAGGCCCACCTGGTCCAGGCCTACCTGGTCCAGGCCTACCTGGTGCAGGCCTACCTGGTCCAGGCCCACCTGGTCCAGGCCCACCTGGTCCAGGCCTACCTGGTGCAGGCCTACCTGGTGCAGGCCCACCTGGTCCGGGCCCACCTGGTCCGGGCCTACCTGGTCCGGGCCTACCTGGTCCAGGCCTACCTGGTCCAGGCCTACCTGACGCAGAGCAGAGCTAGTCATAGAGCCTCAGACTTGTCACAAATATCTACTATATACAACTATATGTCCCACTGCTGTTTAGACTGACAATACACTGGTTAGCCCTGGTGtaagaggaatgtgtgtgtgtgtgtgtcagcctgtcCTCGTCAGTTCCGCTGT
The sequence above is drawn from the Osmerus eperlanus chromosome 15, fOsmEpe2.1, whole genome shotgun sequence genome and encodes:
- the tmprss7 gene encoding transmembrane protease serine 7 — its product is MGTECEDTELTNSDASQSDTASVADVSVELATVDHTLQSICKRYNQRRRRPRTARKPRKPRQLWHTWNLQYLGIIITVVVFVVMIIMWSLLWVFIFRRESNSSVYFAGMFRVANVEFIPEYRHAESHEFVSMASKIQHVVSSVYRTSSVSRLYRQALISDLSNNNKGGVLVYFWMVFVVPRLKTPAVCEECVGAILRDSVHTSMQNRSSVGYLMSLPVDIDSILVNAALRSDYSSTAAGSQCVDKLYANLGGQRVPLNVYSSWGGLSCHVKLTSAPSSLIRLNITFLLIEPSDCESDSLTVYDALLPMRGRTLHRLCEQLSTPISLVSTSNVMLLSFRMTAGNKNFRGYFEAIAGEECVSHIETDLEPGSTGPIFSPFYPSLLPPQSSCVWRFQTPNRALGVALQFENYELNQKDLKACEHGWWKVNENLFCGSYVGHSTVFRIADPVSEVEFLCSSRTSAQPFQAQYSSYNISQPCPERSFLCSTGLCVEKSRRCDGLDDCQDESDEVFCSSPLKNCGGTSPVHPLYVCNGEKDCIDGRDETNCTLETSCSEIRYRCTSGSCILKKNARCDGLTDCLDHSDENDCDCGFPSPVKRMVSASGQERVVGGVNAVEGEWPWQVSLHFAGHLYCGASILSSDWLISAAHCFGKDRLSQLRQWSVYIGMLTQGSARHVAEIRRIVVHEYYNAATFDYDISLVQLKKPWPPSLIPLVQPVCLPAPSQTLTEAHRCWVTGWGHRSEDDKVLPSVLQKAEVSVLSQGDCKRSYGPVSPRMLCAGVPSGEQDACRGDSGGPLSCRAPGGRWFLMGVVSWGAGCGRPNLPGVYTRVSKFTSWIQSYVT
- the LOC134035396 gene encoding LOW QUALITY PROTEIN: suppressor of tumorigenicity 14 protein (The sequence of the model RefSeq protein was modified relative to this genomic sequence to represent the inferred CDS: substituted 1 base at 1 genomic stop codon), whose product is MLAASNPLRSGFCSVSKQRPPGSPLHHFYAXGIVAYRLRGAKRDSAMRTLSKSRTCEVYSVSGHGHCYSTAILQGEGVVETTNTLSPSSEADSDRKLPGAQAPVCGSWRRWALGVLPLLPFTAAVALTLHFLSSPPPSVFYLGGSVEFPNLSFSLDLTDPASPQYHLQTQALSHYFSQLYESSPWISYHLRSGITAFSEGVEGLNVFYWSKFSAPDAVATEIRRWSPERAQRRLPGTNKLLYSRHEERHYMERDEDTINLLGLDSDDDYDADEKTDKIKNPNSLQSGKWQLGFQAMSFDLYAKYGNNRTLSLVSPKKPYYQWRLRVPSGHVVRLVILTLNGATPGSCSAHKLSAYDFLLPLQNKIIARWCGLPMSGSSPVMKLTSSGNVMLVTFSFSRQRDGAVFKAYFQAIPKAGCGGALSYWNGSLASPYYPAHYPPNVDCSWTLRAPLPGYLISITIVTLDIQDSSDGCEKDWLDIGGVKLCNPVGDSSRKRVYNSPVSLHFHSDESLTHKGFYLLYRAFSPESTCPRQFRCGDGRCVSLRKVCDGVKDCSDGRDEAKCALCKPGEVYCGNGQCSAHSSQCNSKITCGDSSEETNCGKCYHVCPNKVCVPKSSVCDGVVDCKDRSDEINCTRAFYKGCSPSSYKCTNGKCVSKMNPECDGVKDCSDGSDEMRCGCGTRPRKRTKIVGGSDAGSGSWPWQVSLQMERYGHVCGATLVGSRWLVSAAHCFQDSDAIKYSDARSWRAYMGMRVMNTASSNTAVTRLIRRIFLHTQYDQFTSDYDIALLELSAPVIFSELVQPVCVPAPSHAFTTGTTCFVTGWGVLMEDGELASLLQEASVKIINRNTCNKLYDDAVTPRMLCAGNLQGGVDACQGDSGGPLVCLERGRRWFLAGIVSWGEGCARLNRPGVYTQVIKFTDWISQQTKGQV